In one Thermococcus sp. 2319x1 genomic region, the following are encoded:
- a CDS encoding ABC transporter substrate-binding protein, whose translation MVHCRDGQKRPLNGVINPDEYVPGILDTVTVDGKIYGVPFTAAAKPGFWYRKSFFEKYNLKPPETWDEFVALLEKIKQIPGVKAPIVSGDSVGWPLSDVTEHFILTFGGKDLQLKLIKGEVKWEDPQVRGIFEQRLVPLLKAGYFSDPIEWTSAVDLWWKGDYALYFMGTWITGMVDDPTDLGLISLPGVKAMVLAPDYFMVPKYTSHPKEAMELAKFLATEGQRIHVGTKSGKLATWKKVSIDDYWEPMRDVAKVVANVESAPDLDDSVGGEWQKVFWDQLKLLWVQPDRLDDVLSTLDAKFPKK comes from the coding sequence ATGGTTCATTGCAGAGATGGACAAAAAAGGCCACTTAATGGAGTAATCAACCCAGACGAGTACGTTCCAGGAATTCTGGATACAGTTACTGTTGACGGAAAGATTTACGGTGTTCCATTTACAGCGGCAGCTAAGCCTGGTTTCTGGTATAGGAAGTCATTCTTCGAGAAATATAACCTAAAGCCCCCAGAAACATGGGATGAATTTGTGGCATTGCTCGAGAAGATTAAGCAAATACCTGGAGTCAAGGCACCAATCGTTAGTGGAGACAGCGTTGGATGGCCCCTCTCTGATGTAACAGAGCACTTTATCCTAACCTTTGGAGGAAAGGACCTCCAGCTTAAGCTTATAAAGGGAGAAGTTAAGTGGGAAGACCCACAAGTTAGAGGCATATTTGAGCAGAGACTTGTGCCTCTCCTAAAGGCTGGATACTTTAGCGATCCAATAGAGTGGACATCCGCAGTGGATCTATGGTGGAAGGGAGACTATGCATTGTACTTTATGGGAACCTGGATAACCGGAATGGTTGATGACCCAACTGATCTTGGCTTAATTTCACTACCGGGTGTCAAAGCAATGGTTCTTGCGCCGGACTACTTCATGGTGCCTAAGTACACAAGCCATCCAAAAGAAGCTATGGAGCTTGCTAAGTTCTTAGCAACAGAGGGGCAAAGAATTCACGTGGGTACCAAGTCAGGAAAGCTGGCAACATGGAAGAAAGTATCCATCGATGACTACTGGGAGCCCATGAGGGATGTTGCTAAGGTAGTGGCTAACGTTGAATCAGCGCCTGACCTCGATGACAGTGTTGGAGGAGAATGGCAAAAGGTATTCTGGGATCAATTAAAACTCTTGTGGGTACAGCCAGATAGATTGGATGACGTTCTAAGTACTTTGGATGCTAAGTTTCCAAAGAAGTGA
- a CDS encoding carbohydrate ABC transporter permease: MRRPKSLTPLFLLPALALMVPFVIYPVLKTIYLSFFLDGKFVGLENYKNVLLSPDIINLDRFPAKSPPWGALIHNIVWIAIHLPATVFLGLGIALLLRRKEVKGSSIVKSIIFLGMVIPMIVGG, encoded by the coding sequence ATGAGGAGGCCTAAATCTTTAACCCCCCTTTTCCTTTTACCAGCACTTGCTTTAATGGTTCCCTTTGTAATATACCCGGTGTTGAAGACGATATACTTAAGCTTCTTCCTTGACGGAAAGTTTGTTGGTCTGGAAAATTATAAGAATGTCCTGCTGAGTCCCGATATAATAAACCTAGATAGGTTCCCGGCCAAATCTCCTCCATGGGGAGCTCTGATCCACAACATAGTGTGGATAGCCATTCATCTTCCAGCTACTGTCTTTCTAGGGTTGGGAATTGCCCTTCTCTTAAGACGAAAGGAGGTTAAGGGGAGTTCTATAGTCAAGTCTATAATCTTCTTAGGTATGGTCATACCAATGATCGTTGGTGGTTAG
- a CDS encoding L-fucose/L-arabinose isomerase family protein, whose protein sequence is MLAVITFTDPRKTALSVEREKALLEKHKNLVKELKSSNFEVFDVNGALGKYEALEREENFGVDDKEEVLKASRLIGSGDISGIILGLWHWTESNLVTLLAKETNKPMLLYADDDPAWAGSTCITSVGASLWESAVNYHALHHVRLKGDVEKVKAWARAAEAVSKLSKKSLLLWGVPYTLGMEHLMDDLPRLKRFIGDFLILDQYTIIKRADSMISDEKERIRVEEFFDWLNEKVKVNYDNNMLTSEVLRRQIAIYLAAKDIWKEYKQETAAVSIKCQPELSEMYGVTACLIPALFPFNADAKGEKPVVPATCEGDVKGTISSALLFYLSGKPPLFGDIKYVDDEIILIANCGASSLYYAKLSENPEENLKETTIQGQCQGKSGGALTYRTPPTKLTVARLIRRGGEYYLLYFLAEGVEITEEIESKLKWGKQWPHTAIRNPLDKEKFLNIMGANHLSAVPGDFTEELEFVSRMWGIKAVNLRKREEVESFLSSL, encoded by the coding sequence GTGCTAGCCGTTATAACTTTCACAGATCCAAGGAAAACTGCCCTTTCGGTAGAGAGGGAAAAAGCCCTGCTGGAAAAACATAAAAATCTTGTAAAGGAACTGAAGTCCTCTAACTTTGAAGTTTTTGACGTTAATGGGGCTCTTGGGAAATATGAAGCCCTCGAAAGGGAAGAAAACTTTGGAGTTGATGATAAAGAGGAAGTCCTCAAAGCTTCCAGATTGATCGGATCAGGGGATATAAGTGGGATTATTCTTGGCCTGTGGCACTGGACGGAAAGTAACCTTGTAACTTTGCTGGCAAAAGAAACCAACAAACCCATGCTTCTCTACGCCGACGATGATCCAGCTTGGGCTGGGAGTACATGTATAACCTCTGTTGGAGCTTCCCTTTGGGAAAGTGCCGTAAACTATCATGCCCTGCACCATGTAAGGCTTAAGGGAGATGTGGAGAAAGTAAAAGCGTGGGCAAGGGCTGCAGAGGCTGTATCAAAGCTATCCAAAAAATCCTTACTTCTCTGGGGAGTTCCCTATACACTTGGAATGGAGCATTTAATGGACGACCTTCCAAGATTAAAAAGGTTTATAGGGGATTTTTTGATCCTCGATCAGTACACAATAATCAAGAGAGCGGATTCAATGATCAGTGATGAAAAAGAGCGTATTCGTGTTGAGGAGTTCTTTGACTGGCTGAATGAGAAGGTAAAGGTTAATTACGATAACAACATGCTAACTTCGGAGGTTTTAAGGAGACAGATAGCCATATACCTCGCCGCAAAGGATATCTGGAAGGAATATAAACAAGAAACGGCAGCTGTTTCGATTAAATGCCAGCCGGAGCTTAGTGAGATGTACGGAGTGACAGCATGTCTAATTCCAGCCCTCTTCCCGTTCAATGCCGATGCAAAAGGAGAAAAACCTGTTGTGCCAGCCACATGTGAGGGAGACGTGAAGGGAACTATAAGCTCTGCTTTACTCTTTTATTTGAGCGGAAAACCCCCGCTTTTTGGTGACATTAAATACGTTGACGATGAGATTATACTGATAGCAAACTGCGGTGCTTCATCTCTTTACTATGCAAAGCTCAGCGAAAACCCCGAAGAAAACCTCAAGGAAACAACCATACAAGGCCAATGCCAGGGAAAAAGCGGGGGAGCATTAACATATAGAACCCCACCAACTAAGCTCACCGTTGCAAGGCTTATAAGAAGAGGGGGAGAATACTATCTTTTATACTTCCTCGCAGAGGGAGTTGAGATCACTGAAGAAATCGAATCCAAGTTAAAATGGGGCAAACAATGGCCCCACACAGCGATAAGGAATCCCCTCGACAAGGAGAAGTTCCTAAATATAATGGGGGCAAATCACCTCTCAGCAGTTCCGGGAGATTTCACGGAGGAACTTGAGTTCGTATCAAGAATGTGGGGTATCAAAGCGGTAAATCTGAGAAAGAGGGAAGAAGTTGAGAGTTTTTTGAGCTCTCTTTAA
- a CDS encoding amylo-alpha-1,6-glucosidase, with product MSVILSYNGAFAVTRQNGDMKDNYDGFYIFDTRFLKGMKLKLDKNSVLIGSSQDGTRKAYSHFSIEGEVVLLRKREIKDNWAYREELQFYNTSKRKVHLRVEYSFKVPIEDIFEVRKFGGQKIRRRIKSPLGDENEYSYTGKDKIKRNLKIKTNMKTEKGLAFAEITLEPLEKKALYLEFVPEISKEGLEIFLTEKSLLLPNVVSTNLTWLDRVFERAIEDLTALTAYTNHGVVPFAGIPYYACPFGRDSIITSWFLLPYYPQYAEGTLKFFAKIQGKKFDPLNEEDPGKIPHEFRFGELSRSRKMPFAPYYGTVDATPLYVILAAEYLRWTGDRELIERLKPNLTAAVEWILRRLDEGGGYIRYTGGLLANQGWKDSKEGIPTEEGTPTKPPVALVEVQGYAYKALVDAASLGLTSLDPKMLEREAEELKKRFNRDFWCDGFYALALDGDNVPSKVVSSNMGHLLFTGIAEHQGEIAERLFEEDMFSGWGIRTLSSKEKAYNPFSYHNGSIWPHDNAVIAIGLASIGEKEKVKMLAEAIFKAAKFLPNSQLPELFSGLESEYPLLCPRANAPQAWSAASVFALLTALLGLKAEKELTVSPLLPKNFKVSALIRFRRKAYLIESQEKGVVRFEERDI from the coding sequence GTGTCAGTTATTCTCTCTTATAACGGGGCTTTTGCCGTTACGAGACAAAATGGAGATATGAAAGATAACTACGACGGTTTTTACATCTTCGATACCCGCTTTCTGAAGGGGATGAAGCTCAAGTTAGATAAGAACAGCGTGCTCATAGGAAGCTCCCAGGATGGCACAAGAAAGGCATATTCTCATTTTTCCATAGAAGGGGAAGTAGTTCTGTTGAGAAAGCGAGAAATAAAGGACAACTGGGCATATAGAGAGGAACTTCAGTTCTACAATACCTCAAAGAGGAAGGTGCACCTTAGGGTGGAGTACTCCTTTAAAGTTCCAATAGAAGATATTTTTGAAGTTAGAAAATTTGGAGGGCAGAAAATTAGACGCAGGATAAAGAGCCCTCTTGGAGACGAAAATGAGTATTCCTATACTGGAAAAGATAAAATCAAAAGAAATCTGAAGATCAAAACAAACATGAAAACTGAAAAAGGACTTGCATTTGCAGAGATTACTTTAGAACCCCTTGAGAAAAAGGCCCTCTACCTTGAGTTCGTTCCCGAGATTTCGAAGGAAGGACTTGAAATATTTTTGACAGAAAAGTCTCTTTTGCTTCCAAATGTTGTTTCGACAAACTTAACATGGCTTGATAGAGTTTTTGAACGGGCTATTGAAGATTTAACTGCCTTGACAGCGTACACCAACCATGGGGTTGTTCCATTTGCTGGGATTCCATATTATGCATGTCCTTTTGGAAGAGACAGCATTATCACATCGTGGTTTCTGCTTCCATATTATCCCCAGTATGCCGAGGGCACTTTAAAGTTCTTTGCCAAGATTCAGGGAAAGAAGTTTGATCCCCTTAACGAAGAAGATCCCGGCAAGATTCCCCACGAGTTTAGGTTTGGCGAGTTGTCCCGTTCGAGAAAAATGCCTTTTGCCCCTTATTACGGAACCGTAGATGCAACCCCGCTCTACGTTATTTTAGCCGCTGAATACCTTCGGTGGACTGGTGATAGGGAGCTAATAGAAAGACTCAAACCAAATCTGACTGCTGCGGTGGAATGGATTTTGAGGAGACTTGATGAAGGAGGGGGATACATAAGGTATACGGGAGGGCTCTTGGCTAATCAAGGATGGAAGGACTCGAAGGAAGGCATTCCAACTGAGGAGGGCACTCCTACTAAACCACCTGTTGCCTTGGTGGAAGTTCAGGGGTATGCTTATAAAGCCCTCGTGGATGCCGCTTCACTTGGATTAACTTCACTGGATCCCAAAATGCTTGAGAGGGAAGCGGAGGAATTAAAGAAACGCTTTAACAGGGATTTCTGGTGCGATGGCTTCTATGCTCTTGCCCTAGATGGAGACAACGTTCCATCTAAGGTGGTCTCTTCCAACATGGGGCATCTCCTATTTACCGGAATAGCTGAGCATCAAGGAGAAATAGCTGAAAGGTTATTCGAGGAGGATATGTTCTCCGGATGGGGAATTAGAACGCTCAGCTCAAAGGAAAAGGCCTATAATCCATTTAGCTATCACAATGGTAGCATATGGCCTCATGACAATGCGGTAATTGCCATTGGGCTTGCATCAATTGGAGAAAAGGAAAAGGTAAAAATGCTTGCAGAAGCGATATTTAAAGCTGCGAAGTTCCTTCCCAATTCTCAGCTTCCAGAACTCTTCAGCGGTCTTGAGAGTGAATATCCACTATTATGCCCTAGGGCAAATGCCCCACAGGCCTGGAGTGCTGCGAGTGTATTTGCACTTCTTACAGCTTTGTTAGGTCTTAAAGCTGAAAAAGAACTAACTGTTTCCCCCCTATTGCCCAAAAACTTTAAGGTTTCAGCGTTGATTAGGTTTAGAAGGAAGGCATACTTGATTGAATCTCAAGAGAAGGGGGTCGTTAGATTTGAAGAGCGAGATATTTGA
- a CDS encoding glycoside hydrolase family 130 protein, translating to MKSEIFEKIIKIEGNKIDIKPPKKIPQPILSPSKEGFDSRNTYNPAVIKEKDRVVMFYRAESKEDKLTGRIGLAISYDGINFFRHPEPVIEPEYKWESVGVEDPRVVKVGKTYYMTYTGYDGKTARLCLATSKNMLTWKKHGPIFEGFEYKKNNIKGWTKSGAILPKRLEKGIFKGNYLMYFGDSNIWMAVSKDLVNWEYIKEPVLSPREGYFDNVLVEPGPPLFETGYGIALIYNSAGRYGDKLEYKVGVVIFDKEYPDKVVARTETPLMVPEYEWELYGHVNNVVFVEGMVEHENKVLLYYGGADRHIGLAYWTTDL from the coding sequence TTGAAGAGCGAGATATTTGAAAAGATCATCAAAATAGAGGGGAACAAAATTGATATAAAGCCTCCAAAAAAGATTCCTCAGCCTATTTTGTCTCCCTCTAAAGAAGGTTTTGATTCAAGAAACACTTACAATCCTGCGGTTATTAAAGAGAAGGACAGAGTAGTAATGTTTTACAGGGCAGAATCCAAAGAAGATAAGCTGACGGGCAGGATTGGACTTGCAATAAGTTACGATGGCATTAACTTTTTTAGGCATCCAGAACCAGTAATTGAGCCCGAATACAAGTGGGAAAGTGTTGGGGTTGAAGATCCAAGGGTAGTGAAGGTTGGTAAGACGTACTATATGACTTACACCGGTTACGACGGTAAAACAGCGAGGTTGTGTCTGGCGACCTCAAAGAATATGCTAACATGGAAGAAACACGGGCCAATTTTTGAAGGTTTTGAGTACAAAAAGAACAACATCAAAGGCTGGACAAAAAGCGGCGCAATTTTGCCAAAAAGGCTTGAAAAAGGCATTTTTAAGGGGAACTATTTGATGTACTTTGGCGATTCAAATATCTGGATGGCAGTTTCAAAGGACTTGGTCAACTGGGAGTACATAAAAGAACCCGTGCTATCTCCAAGAGAAGGATACTTCGATAACGTTCTGGTTGAACCTGGCCCACCTTTGTTTGAGACTGGCTATGGGATAGCTTTGATTTACAATAGCGCTGGCAGATACGGGGATAAGTTAGAGTACAAAGTGGGAGTTGTGATTTTCGATAAAGAATACCCGGATAAGGTTGTTGCAAGGACTGAAACTCCACTAATGGTTCCGGAGTATGAATGGGAACTTTATGGCCATGTTAACAACGTTGTCTTTGTTGAAGGCATGGTAGAGCACGAGAACAAGGTTTTGCTGTATTACGGTGGAGCTGATAGGCATATTGGTTTAGCCTACTGGACAACAGACTTATAA
- a CDS encoding iron ABC transporter permease has product MKWRNFIVFLPLVFLFMFFYFPLMSILKEGLWDNGITLKYLLRVISNSYHRRVIFFTFWQALVSTLLTLLLGLPGAYIFAKYDFPGKGILKALLTVPFVMPSIMVALGFILLFGRSGVIAQLIGRDPGILYSWKAIILAHAFYNFPVVVRMVSSLWQRINPHYEEAAISLGARGFTLFRKITLPMLMPAIFASSMLTFVFCFLSFSIPLILGGYQYATIEVDIFTSIMTLLDFKTGAALAIIQIILSFIFMYLYLKSLDLYAKAEEQRIFRKPVPLTLKELLSVNGAFIVLYSALIFIFILSPLIAVVYHSFTYGGRFTLEWYRRVFSPEYNPIFGANSITAIGNSLLFGFSTVLISTLLALSIAYIMYRWEFKGKTLFDALVMLPLASSAITLGLGYIRAFHKPPLNLLGTWYLIVFAHTIIAYPFVLRAISTVLKKIKPSLKEAAMSLGANELKAFLKVELPLAFGGVIVGAIFAFAMSIAELGATYMIYKPEYTTITIAIYRFLGSRQLGPASAMSVILMVVSTIAFILIERTGEEIW; this is encoded by the coding sequence ATGAAGTGGAGAAACTTCATAGTTTTCCTACCTCTTGTTTTCCTCTTCATGTTCTTTTATTTCCCTCTGATGAGCATATTGAAAGAGGGTCTGTGGGACAACGGGATTACGCTGAAGTATCTTCTCCGGGTAATCTCAAACAGCTATCACAGAAGGGTCATATTTTTCACTTTTTGGCAGGCACTTGTCTCTACACTCTTAACACTGTTGTTGGGTTTGCCTGGAGCGTATATCTTTGCAAAATATGACTTTCCGGGCAAGGGAATTTTAAAAGCCCTTCTAACGGTTCCCTTTGTAATGCCCAGCATCATGGTTGCCTTGGGCTTTATACTCTTATTTGGACGATCCGGAGTAATTGCACAGCTGATTGGAAGAGATCCGGGCATTCTCTATTCTTGGAAGGCAATAATTCTGGCTCACGCCTTTTACAACTTTCCCGTGGTTGTGAGAATGGTATCTTCATTATGGCAGCGCATAAACCCCCACTACGAAGAAGCCGCCATAAGCTTGGGGGCAAGGGGATTCACCCTCTTTAGGAAAATAACCCTTCCAATGCTCATGCCGGCTATATTTGCCTCCTCAATGCTGACATTTGTCTTCTGCTTTTTGAGCTTTTCAATCCCGTTAATCCTTGGCGGATACCAGTATGCTACAATAGAAGTTGACATCTTCACATCAATAATGACCCTCTTGGACTTCAAAACAGGAGCGGCTCTGGCTATAATTCAAATCATTTTGAGCTTTATTTTTATGTACCTCTACTTAAAAAGCCTTGACCTTTATGCAAAGGCCGAGGAACAGAGGATATTTAGAAAGCCAGTCCCTCTAACCTTGAAAGAACTTTTGAGTGTTAATGGAGCTTTTATAGTCCTTTATTCTGCTTTGATATTCATCTTTATCCTGTCTCCTTTGATAGCTGTTGTTTACCACTCCTTCACCTATGGAGGCAGGTTTACCCTCGAATGGTACAGGAGGGTTTTCTCCCCGGAGTATAACCCCATATTCGGTGCAAACAGCATAACAGCAATCGGGAATTCCCTTCTCTTTGGATTTTCTACAGTTCTTATTTCCACTCTTTTGGCCTTGAGCATAGCTTACATAATGTACAGATGGGAATTTAAAGGCAAAACCCTTTTTGATGCACTTGTGATGTTGCCCTTGGCATCTTCCGCAATAACCCTTGGCTTGGGATACATAAGGGCTTTTCATAAGCCTCCTTTGAATCTCTTGGGCACCTGGTATCTGATAGTCTTCGCGCACACGATTATTGCCTACCCCTTTGTTCTAAGGGCAATCTCCACGGTGCTGAAGAAGATAAAGCCCAGCCTAAAGGAAGCCGCCATGAGCTTGGGAGCCAACGAACTCAAAGCATTCTTGAAAGTTGAGCTTCCTCTCGCTTTTGGAGGAGTTATCGTGGGAGCGATATTTGCCTTTGCGATGAGCATAGCCGAGCTTGGAGCCACCTACATGATATACAAGCCAGAATATACCACAATAACCATCGCAATATATCGCTTTTTAGGCTCACGGCAACTCGGTCCAGCATCAGCAATGTCCGTTATTTTAATGGTGGTCAGTACAATAGCCTTTATTCTAATTGAGAGAACGGGGGAGGAGATATGGTGA
- a CDS encoding ABC transporter ATP-binding protein yields the protein MVRLRLEDIEFKQANFRLDIPSLEAKPGEFLTLLGPSGCGKTTTLRIIAGFEKPDRGKIYFDDTVMNDVPPYERNIGIVFQDYALFPHMTVYDNISFGLKLRKLPKEEIKRRVSWALELVGLKGFEDRYPEQLSGGQQQRVALARALVIEPRLLLLDEPLSNLDAKIRERLRGEIKRIQKELGITTIYVTHDQEEAMAISDRIAVMSVGKIEQVGNPLDLYYNPKNEFVAQFLGLSNILEVIAEGGKACVGSLCFEVKTEGRVKIFFRPESVYIEEGDMGEIVDYELLPGRIRLKVDVEGKVIIAERFLDEVPFLIEKMPKKVGIKVKSFSILSSSP from the coding sequence ATGGTGAGGTTAAGACTTGAGGACATAGAGTTTAAGCAGGCGAATTTCAGGCTCGATATTCCTTCCCTAGAGGCAAAACCGGGAGAGTTTTTAACCTTGCTCGGCCCGAGTGGCTGTGGAAAGACAACAACACTTAGGATAATAGCCGGCTTTGAGAAGCCGGACAGGGGGAAGATATACTTTGATGATACCGTTATGAACGATGTTCCTCCATATGAAAGGAACATAGGCATTGTCTTTCAGGATTATGCTCTCTTTCCGCATATGACGGTTTATGACAACATTTCCTTCGGTTTAAAGCTCAGAAAGCTCCCCAAGGAAGAGATTAAAAGACGGGTCTCATGGGCTCTTGAGCTTGTGGGTTTGAAGGGATTCGAAGACCGTTATCCTGAGCAGCTGAGCGGTGGTCAACAGCAGAGGGTTGCACTGGCAAGGGCTTTGGTGATAGAACCCCGGCTTTTGCTTTTAGATGAACCCCTTTCCAATCTCGATGCAAAAATAAGGGAAAGGCTTAGGGGAGAAATAAAAAGAATTCAAAAAGAGCTTGGAATAACCACAATTTATGTTACCCACGATCAGGAGGAAGCTATGGCAATAAGCGATAGGATAGCAGTTATGAGCGTTGGAAAGATAGAGCAGGTTGGGAATCCGCTGGATCTCTATTACAACCCAAAAAATGAGTTTGTAGCCCAGTTTTTGGGTCTTTCCAACATTCTGGAAGTTATTGCAGAAGGGGGCAAGGCATGTGTGGGGAGCCTCTGCTTTGAAGTTAAGACAGAAGGGAGAGTAAAGATATTCTTTAGGCCGGAGAGCGTTTATATCGAAGAGGGAGACATGGGAGAAATAGTGGACTACGAACTGCTCCCGGGTAGAATACGGCTCAAGGTTGATGTGGAGGGCAAGGTTATAATCGCAGAAAGGTTCTTGGATGAGGTTCCATTTTTAATTGAAAAGATGCCAAAAAAAGTTGGAATAAAGGTGAAGAGTTTTTCGATACTTAGTTCATCCCCTTGA
- a CDS encoding thiamine ABC transporter substrate binding subunit — protein sequence MKRFAVILGLLLIATTLGCITQSQTSTESTVEEEQKLVIYSYDSFEYIASEVIPKFEEKYGVKVELQLIGDAGEVLNRLILEKDNPRADLVIGVDNSLLAKAIEAGVVEPYKPENINLVPENLIFDPTFHLTPYDYGYIAINYREDMIQNPPKSLEDLTKPEWKGKLVIEDPRTSSPGAAFLLWTIAVYGDDGYLYYWKKLKENDVHIVKGWTEAWTAFMNGEFPLVLSYATSPAATVYYDNITYVKAIAFEEGNYMQIEGAGIVKGAKNKELAKKFIEFMLTEDFQSAIPTNQWMYPVNPNVELPEVFKYALQPEEIKPVTLDPEYVKENFERWIKEWTALMVEGKSPEEIIASRG from the coding sequence ATGAAAAGGTTTGCGGTCATTTTGGGACTTCTCTTGATAGCAACAACCCTTGGATGCATTACGCAGAGCCAAACATCAACAGAGAGCACCGTGGAAGAAGAACAAAAGCTCGTTATTTACTCCTACGATAGCTTTGAATATATTGCGAGTGAAGTAATTCCAAAGTTTGAAGAGAAATACGGAGTTAAAGTTGAACTCCAGCTCATTGGAGATGCTGGAGAGGTTCTAAACAGGTTAATCTTGGAAAAAGATAACCCAAGAGCCGATTTGGTCATAGGAGTAGACAACAGTCTTTTAGCAAAGGCAATCGAAGCTGGAGTAGTAGAACCCTACAAACCAGAGAACATAAACCTTGTCCCAGAAAACCTCATCTTTGACCCAACGTTCCACCTGACCCCCTATGATTATGGGTATATTGCAATAAACTACAGGGAAGATATGATCCAAAATCCACCAAAGAGTCTTGAAGACCTTACAAAACCGGAGTGGAAAGGAAAGCTCGTTATTGAAGATCCCAGGACATCTTCCCCCGGGGCAGCATTTCTATTGTGGACGATAGCGGTATATGGAGACGATGGCTATCTTTACTACTGGAAGAAGCTTAAGGAAAATGACGTCCACATAGTTAAAGGATGGACAGAGGCATGGACAGCTTTTATGAACGGTGAATTCCCCCTTGTTCTTAGCTACGCTACATCACCAGCTGCAACGGTGTATTACGACAACATAACCTACGTTAAGGCTATAGCCTTCGAAGAGGGCAACTACATGCAGATAGAGGGAGCGGGAATAGTAAAAGGTGCAAAGAACAAAGAACTGGCAAAGAAGTTCATAGAGTTCATGCTCACAGAAGACTTCCAAAGTGCTATTCCCACCAACCAGTGGATGTATCCCGTAAACCCGAACGTTGAACTGCCAGAAGTGTTTAAATATGCCCTTCAACCAGAAGAGATAAAACCCGTAACCCTTGACCCAGAATACGTAAAGGAGAACTTCGAACGCTGGATTAAGGAATGGACGGCTCTAATGGTGGAAGGAAAGAGCCCAGAAGAGATAATAGCTTCAAGGGGATGA